Proteins encoded together in one Branchiostoma lanceolatum isolate klBraLanc5 chromosome 11, klBraLanc5.hap2, whole genome shotgun sequence window:
- the LOC136445040 gene encoding rapamycin-insensitive companion of mTOR-like has translation MAAVRGRSLRSVKRRARHESGEESVIVDFTRAASKNLREILANICRPAGISDGRKLGHLNNFPKLLCHYGQDVDWGLTSEEIIKCVRVALLSERKEIRAAGLRVFRYFLKDAATMELLLRLKVDFLIARCLDLAQSNDGERVQALRLIRKMVYVSPSLFPCSLVNTLVAVGNEGSQERDRLLRASLCVLCELAIHNPLVVSRCGGVGTILNHILDCHLARINESLMATVLHLINQPQTRCYVRAIELQQMLAPFTDFHYRHNADTPDSHINDARETTLLSSKMAIATIFRSWPGVVVLCKPDGSGVESLLGVMCIPNNEVRQGIMDILFDIFRLPIPTWTEDFTVALKSSDPSTFQDTWQLSQGFVVEEAKSVLPSRTSSRTNLIENYLGLVLSAFLNAGLLESLVEVIRSSDNHNSVRATVLLGELLHMANRLLPHECGQHSHCLPSLVNLAASFDVSAQERQRASTAVMCLNRLHELKKRGPVPHSLYLDQLMRHGPRLPAHSSSRMAQVSREKLAQYLNKDTDETLQQAMKDTQVLVTKENLSWDWDLIAVVLKLSVGGPRWLDDAANARFVRRLVYFYRPKNLLYSGLKLDSKLAEPRKLTIVGCQLMEFLLDCQEEGHRFVEEVIREVVECLCEVYDGKDDGLFSDQSLQSTVCQDFFLLIGRLSRLQAGEKVLEASGVYQCFMSICGLKGCDLLRKLIIACLDYSKDGLARVVLSKALTAPAESSRLYATSFLRVLLRARVPFFNQWGVEFLVTQLYDKSKVVAMEAIDILDEACEEEANLHALVDMRPSLLHLGDKGAMLLIRFLSISKGFTFLSEVNYTANVLDKWYKSFNKKYVHLVEDELNEALTNYQKPKDGSTFNRRNMHHRPLLMMKNDVYVPVHLYGELVQHKAGAQLVEKQDHISEFCQRIRYHDLSSPEQVLELKAALWCLGHIGTSPWGQSLLDQEQVIPEIIRLAEDCPVLSVRGTCLYVLGLVAKTRQGCDILREHGWESVRHGRDDPWPVVDNRDHVFDDVNSEIPSSASDLSGRDIFDQGSMGDLNVDSGPQSLFYVENGTKYGQSPTSTFFLDINDKGEHALARINELDSSNAKSKTLPRGDSRDKDSPKAGTGLKRVKTMPVFKRSGISPERKLRSNSDIKLQYFPSFRREERIRSPSPGAYYAGSLDRKPRKSEEEEPDDMQSSRNSISDSKLHSKPRSTSFKHRSDSDESTGSVRAGGKSRSESFNTDTTTSGVSSMGSSPHAETCSLSTISSSQTGRTSSQPIDVTPQKSATLPRAVTAQNLPPSSPNPGANRRSMLSPPGADLGVSYTSTRDAAGYATLRSLKRHRSLSRGMEYAESLNLTIRPERTSVDSYFPAFKPGRLFRESSYTSLDGSDSVLYESLASPLRPVGLSAVYTKGVAPGNFIGLTLPIHPEMIFRVDDDSYKGPASPHVPAQDSSRSFFPDQHDASHLSESIPSALGDHSPPPLVTKLPLTASGFESHERERCMACMVRPPEEEKIQTETTVELEDDNGETSLLVPPRSRSSSRTKPDGSDATPNSVSSYTSTDSGSGNRRLSVDTPAGKAMVRAEVMKLIINLSSSVATKAQETGLLSLKEKLPNAFDDTCLYCEVAHLLSEYTFRLPARRFIQELFQDTTFSEVYEEARDLLGMTTDTAVHETVRRETEA, from the exons atggcggccgtcCGGGGGCGAAGTCTGCGGTCCGTCAAGAGGCGAG CTCGCCACGAAAGCGGGGAAGAGAGCGTTATCGTGGACTTCACGCGTG CCGCCTCCAAGAACCTGCGCGAAATCCTGGCCAACATCTGTCGACCCGCAGGAATCTCTGATGGACGCAAACTGGGACATCTCAACAACTTCCCTAAG CTGCTGTGCCACTATGGCCAAGATGTGGACTGGGGCCTCACTAGTGAAGAAATCATCAAATG CGTGCGTGTCGCCCTCCTTagtgaaagaaaagaaatccgAGCAGCGGGCCTGCGAGTCTTCAGATATTTCCTTAAAGACGCAGCGACGATGGAACTTCTGCTGCGTCTTAAAGTGGACTTCCTCATCGCCAG ATGTTTAGACCTTGCCCAGAGTAACGACGGAGAGAGAGTTCAGGCTCTCAGACTCATCAGGAAG ATGGTGTACGTGAGTCCATCGTTGTTTCCGTGTTCGCTGGTCAACACGCTGGTTGCCGTCGGCAACGAGGGATCGCAGGAGAGAGACCGTCTCCTCCGTGCCAGTCTGTGTGTGCTCTGTGAGCTGG CTATCCACAACCCGTTGGTGGTGTCTCGCTGCGGGGGCGTCGGCACGATCCTCAACCACATCCTGGACTGTCACCTGGCCCGCATCAACGAGTCGCTCATGGCAACTGTGCTGCACCTCATCAACCAACCACAGACAAGATGCTACGTACGCGCCATCGAGCTGCAG CAAATGTTGGCTCCCTTCACAGACTTCCATTACAGACACAACGCAGACACACCAGACAGCCATATCAA TGATGCCAGAGAAACGACACTATTGTCAAGCAAGATGGCCATCGCGACAATCTTTCGATCGTGGCCAG GTGTGGTTGTTTTATGTAAACCCGACGGCAGCGGAGTTGAGTCCCTACTGGGGGTGATGTGTATCCCCAACAACGAAGTTAGG CAAGGAATTATGGACATCTTGTTTGACATCTTCAGATTACCCATTCCCACCTGGACGGAAGACTTCACTGTTGCACTGAAGAGTTCAG ACCCTTCAACATTCCAAGACACGTGGCAACTTTCTCAAGGGTTTGTTGTCGAGGAGGCCAAGTCTGTCCTGCCCAGTAGAACGTCTTCAAG AACCAACCTAATAGAGAACTACCTGGGTTTGGTGCTGTCAGCCTTCCTTAATGCTGGGCTCCTGGAG AGTCTGGTGGAGGTGATCCGATCCAGCGACAACCACAACTCTGTACGAGCGACTGTTCTACTAGGAGAGCTGCTGCATATG GCCAACCGACTCCTGCCCCACGAGTGTGGCCAACATTCCCACTGTCTGCCCTCCCTGGTTAACCTAGCGGCCTCGTTCGACGTGTCAGCACAGGAGAGACA ACGAGCGAGTACGGCTGTGATGTGTTTGAACCGCCTGCATGAGCTGAAGAAGCGCGGACCGGTGCCCCACAGCCTGTACCTGGATCAGCTGATGCGGCACGGGCCCCGCCTGCCGGCCCACAGCAGCAGCCGCATGGCGCAGGTCAGCAGAGAGAAGCTGGCGCAGTATCTCAACAAG GACACGGACGAGACCCTGCAGCAGGCGATGAAGGACACTCAGGTGCTGGTCACCAAGGAGAACCTCAGCTGGGACTGGGACCTCATCGCCGTGGTGCTCAAG CTGTCCGTTGGAGGACCAAGATGGCTGGACGATGCTGCAAACGCCAG GTTTGTAAGAAGACTGGTCTATTTCTACCGGCCGAAGAACCTCCTGTACTCCGGTCTGAAGCTGGACTCCAAACTGGCCGAGCCCAGAAAACTGACCATCGTGGGCTGTCAGCTCATGGAGTTCCTACTCGACTGTCAGGAG GAAGGTCACAGGTTCGTGGAAGAGGTGATCCGAGAAGTGGTGGAGTGTCTGTGTGAG GTGTATGATGGGAAGGATGACGGGCTGTTCAGCGACCAGAGTCTCCAGTCGACCGTGTGTCAGGACTTCTTCCTCCTGATTGGTCGACTGTCGCGGCTGCAGGCGGGGGAGAAAGTGCTGGAGGCGTCCGGCGTGTACCAATG TTTCATGTCTATCTGTGGGCTGAAGGGCTGTGACCTCCTGAGGAAGCTGATCATCGCTTGTCTGGACTACAGCAAGGACGGGCTGGCCAGGGTCGTGCTGTCCAAGGCTCTCACGGCACCAGCTGAG TCGAGTCGTCTTTATGCCACGAGTTTTCTGCGAGTCCTTCTGCGGGCTCGCGTTCCGTTCTTCAACCAGTGGGGCGTGGAGTTCCTGGTCACGCAGCTGTACGACAAGAGCAAGGTCGTCGCCATGGAGGCCATCGATATTCTGGACGAGGCCTGCGAGGAagag GCGAACCTGCATGCTCTAGTGGACATGAGGCCGTCCCTGCTGCACCTAGGAGACAAGGGGGCCATGCTGCTCATCAG ATTTCTGTCCATCAGTAAAGGGTTCACCTTCCTATCAGAAGTGAACTACACGGCCAACGTGCTGGACAAGTGGTACAAG TCCTTCAACAAGAAGTATGTGCACCTGGTGGAGGACGAGTTGAACGAGGCCCTGACCAACTACCAGAAGCCGAAGGACGGGAGCACCTTCAACCGCAGGAACATGCACCACAGACCACTGCT GATGATGAAGAATGATGTGTACGTACCTGTTCACCTGTACGGGGAGCTGGTACAGCACAAGGCAGGCGCACAGCTGGTGGAGAAACAG GACCACATCTCAGAATTCTGCCAAAGAATCCGCTACCACGACTTGAGCTCTCCGGAACAGGTGCTGGAGCTCAAGGCTGCCCTCTGGTGTCTG GGTCATATCGGGACATCGCCCTGGGGTCAGAGCCTGCTGGATCAGGAACAGGTCATCCCCGAGATCATCCGGCTGGCCGAGGACTGTCCGGTCCTGTCTGTCAGGGG GACGTGTCTGTATGTGCTGGGCCTGGTGGCGAAGACTCGGCAGGGCTGTGACATCCTCCGCGAGCACGGCTGGGAGTCCGTACGCCACGGCCGTGACGACCCCTGGCCTGTCGTCGACAACCGTGATCACGTGTTCGACGACGTGAACTCTGAGATCCCGTCCTCAGCGAGCGATCTGAGCGGGAGGGACATTTTCGATCAGGGGTCAATGGGGGACCTGAACGTAGATTCCGGACCACAGAGTCTCTTTTATGTCGAAAACGGTACCAAATATGGTCAGAGTCCGACAAGTACATTCTTCTTAGACATTAACGATAAAGGGGAGCACGCGCTGGCGAGAATAAACGAGTTAGACTCTTCGAACGCCAAGAGCAAGACGTTACCGAGGGGAGATTCGCGGGACAAAGACTCGCCAAAGGCCGGCACCGGACTAAAGAGAGTCAAGACGATGCCTGTCTTCAAGAGAAGCGGTATTTCTCCGGAGAGAAAGCTTCGAAGTAACAGCGACATCAAGCTGCAATATTTCCCCAGCTTCCGACGCGAGGAGAGGATACGAAGTCCCAGCCCGGGCGCGTACTACGCCGGCTCGTTGGACCGAAAGCCGAGAAAGAGCGAAGAAGAGGAACCGGACGATATGCAGAGTAGTAGAAACAGTATAAGCGACAGTAAGTTGCACAGTAAGCCGAGAAGCACGAGTTTCAAGCACAGAAGCGACAGCGACGAGAGTACGGGAAGCGTGAGAGCGGGCGGAAAGAGTCGGAGCGAGAGCTTTAACACCGATACCACGACAAGCGGTGTGAGTTCGATGGGATCGAGTCCGCACGCCGAGACGTGCAGTTTAAGCACGATATCTAGTAGCCAAACTGGTAGAACGAGTAGCCAACCGATCGACGTTACGCCGCAGAAGTCCGCAACGTTGCCACGCGCCGTCACGGCGCAAAATCTCCCGCCTTCTTCGCCCAATCCTGGCGCAAACCGTAGAAGCATGCTGAGCCCGCCGGGAGCGGATCTGGGCGTGAGCTACACGAGCACACGAGACGCGGCGGGCTACGCGACCCTGAGGTCGCTAAAGAGACACCGGTCGCTGTCAAGGGGTATGGAGTACGCCGAGAGCCTGAACTTGACCATCAGACCGGAACGAACCAGCGTGGACTCCTACTTCCCTGCCTTCAAACCCGGCAG GTTGTTCCGAGAGAGCAGCTACACGTCGCTGGACGGCTCGGACAGTGTTCTGTACGAGAGTCTGGCATCGCCGCTGCGCCCGGTTGGACTCTCCGCCGTCTACACGAAGGGCGTCGCGCCCGGGAACTTCATCGGACTCACCCTCCCCATCCACCCTGAGATGATCTTCAGG GTTGACGATGACTCCTACAAGGGTCCTGCCAGCCCCCACGTTCCCGCGCAGGACAGCTCGCGATCGTTCTTCCCGGACCAGCACGACGCCTCCCACCTGTCCGAGAGCATTCCGTCGGCGCTAGGCGACCACTCCCCCCCGCCCCTCGTCACCAAGCTCCCGCTCACGGCATCCGGGTTCGAGAGCCACGAGAGAGAGCGATGTATGGCCTGTATGGTCAGACCTCCCGAGGAGGAAAAAATCCAGACAGAAACTACAG TTGAGTTGGAGGATGATAACGGTGAGACGAGCCTACTGGTTCCGCCGCGCAGTCGCTCCAGCAGCCGGACTAAACCGGACGGTTCTGACGCCACGCCCAACAGCGTCAGCAGCTACACCAGCACCGACTCTGGATCAG GCAACCGAAGGCTGTCGGTGGACACCCCCGCGGGAAAGGCAATGGTACGAGCCGAGGTCATGAAACTCATCATCAACCTCAGTAGCTCCGTGGCAACAAAAGCCCAGGAAACCGGGTTGCTAAG TCTGAAGGAGAAGCTACCTAATGCGTTTGACGACACCTGCCTGTACTGTGAGGTGGCGCACCTGTTGTCTGAGTACACCTTCCGACTACCTGCCCGCCGCTTCATCCAGGAGCTCTTTCAGGACACCACCTTTtctgag GTTTATGAGGAGGCGCGTGATCTACTGGGCATGACGACGGACACGGCTGTTCACGAGACGGTACGCAGAGAGACGGAGGCGTGA